A stretch of the Cytobacillus luteolus genome encodes the following:
- a CDS encoding GNAT family N-acetyltransferase, translated as MYFTTERLVVREFEEKDWEAVYEYTSDPTIMTYIPEGVFSEEQAKKFVKENQGEHAKYFPVILTKTDKLIGHIVFHKYFGDHTYEIGWVFNSNYYGKGYASEAAKAVLGYAFEELHLHRIVATCQPENIASYRIMEKIGMRKEGYFKKCIPAGDGWWDEYYYAVLREEWNK; from the coding sequence ATGTATTTTACAACAGAGCGTTTAGTTGTACGTGAATTTGAAGAGAAGGATTGGGAAGCAGTATACGAGTATACGTCAGACCCTACTATTATGACGTATATACCAGAGGGTGTCTTTTCCGAGGAGCAAGCCAAGAAGTTTGTTAAGGAGAATCAAGGTGAGCATGCAAAGTACTTTCCAGTTATCTTAACCAAAACAGATAAACTTATCGGGCATATCGTCTTTCATAAATATTTTGGTGATCATACATATGAAATCGGTTGGGTATTTAACTCTAACTACTATGGTAAGGGGTATGCTTCTGAAGCTGCAAAAGCTGTTTTAGGCTATGCATTTGAAGAGTTACACCTACACCGTATCGTGGCAACTTGCCAACCAGAAAACATTGCGTCATATAGAATTATGGAGAAAATCGGAATGCGTAAAGAAGGCTATTTCAAGAAGTGCATACCTGCTGGAGATGGATGGTGGGATGAGTATTACTATGCAGTCTTAAGAGAAGAATGGAATAAATAA
- a CDS encoding DMT family transporter, whose protein sequence is MNANWAKVFVAALFEVCWVIGLKHSDDFLTWTGTFIAIGISFYLMIMAGRNLPVGTVYAVFVGLGTAGTVLSEILLFGEPFKIEKVLLIVVLLVGVIGLKVVTIEPSPQGDEM, encoded by the coding sequence ATGAATGCAAATTGGGCAAAGGTGTTTGTTGCCGCTCTTTTCGAGGTATGTTGGGTGATAGGTTTAAAGCACTCGGACGACTTTTTGACATGGACTGGTACGTTCATTGCCATTGGTATCAGCTTTTATTTAATGATCATGGCTGGGCGTAACCTTCCCGTTGGAACCGTCTACGCTGTGTTTGTAGGGCTCGGAACAGCAGGAACAGTTTTATCTGAAATACTTTTATTTGGCGAGCCATTTAAAATAGAAAAAGTCCTCTTAATCGTTGTACTTTTAGTTGGAGTAATCGGGTTAAAAGTAGTCACAATTGAACCTTCTCCTCAAGGAGATGAAATGTAA
- a CDS encoding DMT family transporter → MAWFSLILAGIFEMVGVAMINTFHKKQNWQTLSLLILGFGASFLFLSFAMETLPMGTAYAIWTGIGAAGGAILGMVLYGESKDWKRLFFIGMVLSAAIGLKLVS, encoded by the coding sequence ATGGCCTGGTTTTCTTTAATACTAGCAGGAATTTTTGAAATGGTTGGGGTGGCAATGATTAACACATTTCATAAAAAACAGAATTGGCAAACCCTTAGTTTATTAATTCTCGGTTTTGGTGCAAGCTTTCTCTTTCTGTCATTTGCAATGGAAACTCTACCTATGGGAACTGCCTATGCCATTTGGACTGGAATTGGTGCTGCCGGCGGGGCAATACTTGGGATGGTCTTATACGGAGAATCAAAAGATTGGAAAAGGCTTTTCTTTATTGGAATGGTTTTAAGTGCCGCAATCGGACTGAAACTTGTTTCATAA
- a CDS encoding glycosyltransferase translates to MFSRTKPIFIFSVSLLLATEWMLFSFFFDLPWIREISHYIPYPLALAAVFGLAIIPGFIFVFLMVSLLLDPRRPNTKTGPSPNLSVLIAAYNEEKYIETTIQKILSCHYNGKIELIVINDGSTDRTGEILADLELKYPKLKVILQKENQGKSAALNRGLCYASYDYIVTVDADTWLHQKAFSKIVKPLQNSSQKIGAVAGSIMVNNPKQSWITKLQVWDYLLSIAAVKSQQSLYKGTLVAQGAFSLYHKEAIIKAGGWKSVVGEDIVLTWGILENNYIVDYVPTAIGFTYVPTKFKKFFNQRKRWARGLFEAFRAHPMILVKYKGLSKFNIFLNLFFPLIDLAIIFVFVPGIILALFFQFYLIVGLLTLLVLPFSLLLSGLMYHRQRTIFKLLNIPIYRQFAWGILFLLTYPLLQAPASLAGYIEELLSLKKRW, encoded by the coding sequence TTGTTTAGTAGAACAAAACCAATTTTTATATTTTCAGTATCACTACTACTCGCAACAGAATGGATGCTCTTTTCATTTTTCTTTGATTTGCCCTGGATTCGCGAAATTAGTCACTACATCCCTTACCCCCTAGCACTTGCTGCCGTATTTGGACTAGCTATTATACCTGGCTTCATTTTTGTATTCTTAATGGTTTCACTTCTATTAGATCCAAGACGTCCTAATACAAAAACTGGCCCGTCACCCAATTTATCTGTCCTTATCGCAGCCTATAACGAAGAGAAATATATTGAAACAACTATACAGAAAATATTGTCCTGTCATTACAACGGTAAGATTGAATTAATTGTTATCAATGATGGGTCAACCGACCGAACAGGGGAAATTTTAGCCGATTTAGAATTGAAATACCCTAAATTAAAAGTAATCCTTCAAAAAGAGAACCAAGGTAAATCAGCTGCTTTAAACCGTGGTTTGTGCTATGCATCATACGATTATATCGTAACGGTTGATGCGGACACTTGGTTACACCAGAAAGCTTTTTCGAAAATCGTCAAGCCCTTACAAAATAGCAGTCAAAAAATAGGAGCAGTTGCAGGATCAATTATGGTCAATAATCCTAAACAGAGTTGGATAACTAAGCTTCAAGTTTGGGACTATCTATTAAGCATTGCAGCTGTTAAAAGCCAACAAAGTCTGTATAAAGGAACTCTCGTTGCGCAAGGAGCATTTAGCCTTTATCACAAGGAAGCTATTATAAAGGCCGGTGGATGGAAATCGGTTGTAGGTGAAGATATTGTTCTAACCTGGGGTATTCTAGAAAACAACTATATAGTAGACTATGTTCCTACTGCCATTGGCTTTACGTATGTTCCAACTAAATTCAAAAAATTCTTTAACCAACGTAAACGCTGGGCTCGTGGGTTATTTGAGGCCTTTCGAGCGCATCCTATGATTCTAGTGAAATACAAAGGATTGTCTAAATTCAATATATTTCTTAATCTCTTTTTTCCACTAATCGATCTCGCAATTATCTTCGTTTTCGTTCCAGGAATCATACTTGCCCTATTCTTCCAATTCTATTTGATTGTGGGCCTTCTAACTCTTCTGGTACTTCCCTTCAGTCTATTACTATCAGGGCTGATGTATCATCGTCAACGAACTATCTTTAAGTTACTCAATATCCCGATTTATAGACAATTTGCATGGGGAATCCTATTCCTATTAACCTATCCACTTCTCCAAGCACCAGCCAGCCTAGCTGGCTATATAGAAGAACTACTCTCACTCAAAAAACGGTGGTAA
- a CDS encoding chromate transporter encodes MKHEKKSGLQVLIEILLVSTRLGFTSFGGPVAHLGYFHNEYIRRRNWMDEKSYADLVALCQFLPGPASSQVGIGIGVMRAGVLGGIVSFIGFTLPSVIALIIFAMILQGFDVGEAGWIHGLKLVAVAVVAHAILGMAEKLTPDLKRKAIALFALVGTLLWQTAFTQVGVILIAGFVGYLLYKGQTDKDESRVQFPISRTFGAVCLALFFGLLILLPILREMTSLNWVAMFDSFYRSGSLVFGGGHVVLPLLEREFVPTGWMSEEAFLAGYGATQAVPGPLFTFAAYLGTVISGWQGGLLATVAIFLPAFLLVLGTLPFWDTLRRNEKIRGALMGVNAAVVGILISAFYLPIWTSSILAPIDFAFAAVLFSMLVFWKLPPWIIVVIGALGGLVLGLLF; translated from the coding sequence ATGAAACACGAAAAGAAGAGTGGTTTACAAGTGCTGATAGAGATTTTACTCGTATCAACAAGGCTTGGATTTACCTCATTTGGAGGACCAGTTGCTCATTTAGGTTATTTTCATAATGAATATATCCGAAGAAGAAATTGGATGGATGAAAAAAGCTATGCAGATTTGGTGGCATTGTGTCAGTTCCTTCCAGGACCTGCTAGTAGTCAGGTTGGAATTGGAATTGGTGTCATGCGGGCAGGAGTACTAGGAGGAATTGTCTCATTTATTGGGTTCACCTTACCTTCTGTTATAGCGTTAATTATATTTGCCATGATTCTACAAGGATTTGATGTTGGGGAAGCTGGATGGATTCATGGGTTAAAGCTTGTAGCAGTAGCAGTTGTTGCTCATGCGATTTTAGGGATGGCGGAAAAATTAACACCAGATTTAAAACGAAAAGCTATTGCACTGTTTGCGTTAGTAGGAACACTATTATGGCAAACTGCATTTACACAAGTTGGCGTCATCTTAATTGCAGGATTTGTAGGTTATCTACTATATAAAGGCCAGACAGATAAGGATGAAAGTAGAGTTCAATTTCCGATTTCTCGTACGTTTGGTGCTGTGTGTTTAGCTCTATTTTTTGGATTATTAATTTTACTTCCTATTTTACGAGAAATGACTAGTTTGAATTGGGTAGCTATGTTTGATAGTTTTTATCGCTCAGGTTCACTTGTGTTTGGTGGAGGGCATGTTGTGTTACCGTTACTAGAGCGTGAATTTGTCCCGACCGGATGGATGAGCGAAGAAGCATTCTTGGCTGGATATGGTGCGACTCAAGCAGTTCCAGGTCCATTGTTTACATTTGCTGCCTATCTCGGAACAGTTATTAGTGGTTGGCAAGGGGGATTACTAGCAACTGTAGCGATTTTCCTACCAGCATTTTTATTAGTACTGGGGACTCTACCTTTTTGGGATACATTACGTCGCAATGAGAAAATAAGGGGAGCCTTGATGGGAGTGAACGCCGCAGTTGTAGGGATACTAATTTCTGCGTTTTACCTACCTATCTGGACTAGTTCAATCCTAGCTCCAATCGACTTCGCCTTTGCAGCTGTATTATTTAGCATGCTCGTCTTCTGGAAATTACCACCATGGATCATTGTAGTAATAGGAGCACTGGGTGGGCTCGTACTAGGATTGCTATTTTAA
- a CDS encoding DUF3231 family protein, which produces MSIKETISLTASELGYLWTGYSINEMSMWYLTAFRDQVKDEEIKELYTFALEGTKKILDGRKTLLSNESYAIPIGFSEKDIHTHAGQLYSDRFLLYYLHVGAQVGLEFHARAVAMATREDVRNYFKDCLESSTRLSDKVTTLSLNKGLYWRTPTLPAPTSPEHIQKASYLNGWFGDVRPLNSMELANLYEIIGLLIMIETLCIGFAQTTDCEEVSRICRKAADISKKLFEDLVGFIKEDNLPTPPSYSAEMTDTKDRVFSDQIMIAHVAGLFGSLLSQYGFSLGSIMKHDLLTAYTTHISRAGAFTEKVSRFMIDKEWLEKVPGVINRK; this is translated from the coding sequence ATGAGTATTAAGGAAACAATTTCTCTTACAGCATCTGAACTTGGGTATCTATGGACAGGTTATTCGATTAATGAAATGTCAATGTGGTATTTAACAGCATTTAGGGACCAAGTAAAAGATGAGGAGATTAAGGAATTATATACATTTGCGTTAGAGGGTACCAAGAAGATCTTAGATGGCCGTAAAACGTTACTTAGTAATGAAAGCTATGCAATCCCTATTGGTTTTTCAGAAAAAGATATACATACTCATGCTGGACAACTCTATTCAGACAGGTTTCTATTATATTATTTACATGTTGGAGCTCAAGTTGGTCTTGAATTTCATGCAAGGGCAGTGGCAATGGCAACTAGAGAAGATGTTCGAAACTATTTCAAGGATTGCTTGGAATCGTCAACTCGGTTAAGTGATAAGGTAACTACTCTCTCGTTAAATAAAGGATTATATTGGAGAACACCCACATTACCAGCACCTACCTCGCCAGAGCACATCCAAAAAGCAAGCTATTTAAATGGATGGTTTGGTGATGTCCGCCCTTTAAACAGCATGGAACTTGCTAATTTATATGAAATTATCGGTCTTTTAATAATGATTGAAACACTATGTATAGGGTTTGCACAAACAACTGATTGTGAAGAAGTTTCCCGAATTTGTAGGAAGGCAGCAGATATTTCTAAGAAGCTTTTCGAGGATTTAGTCGGTTTTATAAAGGAAGATAATCTGCCAACACCTCCTAGTTATTCTGCAGAAATGACCGACACGAAGGATAGAGTATTTTCTGATCAAATAATGATTGCTCATGTTGCAGGTCTGTTTGGCTCTCTTTTATCTCAGTACGGTTTCTCACTAGGCTCTATCATGAAGCATGATTTACTAACAGCTTATACCACACACATTTCAAGGGCTGGTGCATTCACTGAAAAAGTCTCACGCTTTATGATTGACAAAGAATGGCTTGAAAAAGTTCCGGGAGTTATAAATCGAAAGTGA
- a CDS encoding cold-shock protein, which translates to MQQGTVKWFNAEKGFGFIEVQGGEDVFVHFSAIQGDGFKSLDEGQKVSFEVEQGQRGPQATNVNKI; encoded by the coding sequence ATGCAACAAGGTACAGTAAAATGGTTTAACGCAGAAAAAGGTTTCGGATTTATCGAAGTTCAAGGTGGAGAAGACGTATTCGTACATTTCTCAGCTATCCAAGGCGACGGTTTCAAATCTTTAGACGAAGGTCAAAAAGTATCGTTTGAAGTTGAGCAAGGTCAACGTGGCCCTCAAGCTACTAACGTTAACAAAATCTAA
- a CDS encoding serine hydrolase domain-containing protein: MKKVLLLLFVVLFILPSNKSLAAEVSNEKLKELDRFIEEQRKENGLAGVAYAIVSQEEVIYSRAFGSANLTESMETTTPVIIGSTSKAFTALSVIQLVENGAISLDESIATYLPAFAGTEKEKITIRNLLHHTSGLPTMAGLVLVANSKDKFLYDTIELVKDVELAHEVGEEFEYSNINYILLSAIVEYTSGIPYAEYVSRNILSPLQLENTYVHLKDAKNVSPGHAPWFGFSLPTKVPYYENAIASGYMISSAEDMALFLKAHMMENSIISGDMIKHLHAGVAPIGFMENASYGMGWFERDLFGQKLIGHGGDIPSTGSSDMYYLPEQNVGVVVVSNTHNGQFVPGNVHEITEGIIAHLLNETPIKEEGMSFSKYYTFFNIIVGLVLVLTLGSFYFLIKRKISTNKILLSLSILIQIIIPISFYLSVPLLLKAPWEAAFILQPDLITCLFIFFTLLFIRGIWLSVLVFVQKKSESVLKI, from the coding sequence ATGAAAAAGGTTCTGCTTCTATTATTTGTGGTTTTATTTATTCTACCAAGTAACAAATCTTTGGCTGCGGAGGTTTCAAACGAAAAGCTTAAAGAGCTTGACCGGTTCATAGAAGAACAAAGAAAGGAAAATGGTCTAGCTGGTGTAGCTTATGCGATTGTAAGTCAGGAGGAAGTTATATATAGTAGAGCATTTGGATCTGCAAATCTAACAGAAAGCATGGAAACGACGACACCAGTTATCATAGGGTCAACAAGTAAGGCCTTTACCGCTTTGTCTGTTATTCAGCTAGTTGAGAATGGAGCAATTAGTCTCGATGAATCGATTGCTACATACTTGCCAGCCTTTGCTGGTACTGAAAAAGAGAAGATCACAATTAGAAACCTGCTGCATCATACTAGCGGTCTTCCGACAATGGCTGGTTTAGTATTGGTAGCAAATAGTAAAGATAAATTTCTATATGATACGATTGAACTTGTGAAGGATGTGGAACTTGCTCATGAGGTTGGTGAGGAATTCGAATATAGTAATATAAATTATATTCTTCTTTCAGCAATTGTAGAGTATACAAGTGGAATACCATACGCAGAGTATGTTAGTCGTAATATCTTATCTCCTTTACAATTAGAGAATACCTATGTTCATCTAAAAGATGCTAAAAATGTATCACCAGGACATGCACCCTGGTTTGGCTTTTCATTACCTACAAAGGTTCCATATTATGAAAATGCAATCGCGAGTGGGTATATGATTTCATCTGCTGAAGATATGGCTCTATTTTTAAAAGCACACATGATGGAAAATAGTATTATTTCTGGTGATATGATTAAACACTTACATGCTGGGGTAGCACCTATCGGTTTTATGGAAAATGCAAGCTATGGAATGGGCTGGTTTGAGAGAGATCTTTTTGGACAAAAGCTTATTGGGCATGGTGGAGATATCCCATCTACAGGCTCATCCGACATGTATTATTTACCTGAACAAAACGTTGGCGTTGTTGTGGTTTCTAATACACATAATGGCCAGTTTGTTCCTGGGAATGTACATGAGATAACGGAGGGAATCATTGCGCATCTTCTTAATGAAACACCTATTAAAGAAGAGGGAATGAGCTTTTCAAAGTATTATACATTTTTTAATATTATTGTAGGATTAGTACTTGTCCTAACTTTAGGTTCTTTTTATTTCTTAATAAAAAGAAAGATTTCCACCAACAAGATTTTATTATCACTTTCGATTTTAATACAGATTATTATCCCAATTTCCTTTTACCTATCCGTACCTTTACTATTAAAAGCACCTTGGGAAGCTGCTTTTATCTTACAACCTGATTTAATAACGTGCTTGTTTATCTTTTTCACATTACTTTTCATAAGAGGGATTTGGTTATCGGTTCTCGTTTTTGTACAGAAAAAGAGTGAAAGCGTACTAAAAATTTGA
- a CDS encoding PadR family transcriptional regulator: protein MEEKVLRKLFLGFIHIHILHHAKEHPVFGAWMVEELREHGYNISSGTLYPILHSMEADGLLHREDRNVEGKIRKYYTTTEKGNSVLVEARKKAYELFKEIKG, encoded by the coding sequence TTGGAAGAAAAGGTATTACGAAAACTCTTTCTTGGGTTTATCCATATTCATATTTTACATCATGCGAAGGAACATCCTGTTTTCGGAGCATGGATGGTTGAAGAGCTTAGGGAGCATGGATATAACATCAGTTCAGGCACCCTTTATCCGATCCTTCATTCGATGGAAGCAGATGGACTATTGCATCGGGAAGATCGAAATGTTGAAGGGAAAATACGAAAGTATTACACGACCACGGAAAAAGGGAATAGTGTCTTAGTTGAAGCCAGAAAAAAAGCGTATGAACTGTTCAAAGAAATTAAAGGCTGA
- a CDS encoding MerR family transcriptional regulator has translation MTGDSSYKDKKVITIGTVCELTGLSERQIRYYEERQLIFPERSKGKNRKYSFNDIETLMKIANLIEDGVQTYEIRQEMKREKQDAERAAREEMRQGQINARFGIQNNTHRYKR, from the coding sequence ATGACTGGGGATTCCTCCTATAAAGACAAAAAGGTCATTACAATCGGAACAGTATGTGAGTTAACCGGTCTTTCAGAGCGACAAATCCGTTATTACGAAGAGCGTCAATTAATCTTTCCTGAGCGGTCCAAAGGCAAAAACAGAAAATACTCATTTAACGATATCGAAACATTAATGAAGATTGCTAACTTAATAGAAGATGGCGTCCAAACCTATGAGATTCGTCAAGAGATGAAACGAGAAAAACAAGACGCAGAGCGCGCGGCTCGTGAAGAAATGAGACAAGGACAAATCAACGCACGCTTTGGAATTCAAAACAATACACATCGCTACAAACGATAA
- a CDS encoding NAD(P)/FAD-dependent oxidoreductase, with the protein MVVLDVAIMGAGLSGLACAITLEKHGITPTIFEKRSRVGDRFVCGESLLSIFLRPINDCIETLSEEYGIYLQPSAPIQKMEIFSKHNKAIIEGHLGFSNVRGREHDSFESQLQCQTKSEIRFNSTKTYEELQQTYTHVVMATGDGDYTKKMKNFREDLSVSVKGVTVEGNFDRYAVMTWLNYDFAPYGYCYLIPFSEKEAGISIAIPHLPENRDIDINKLWDVFFTHVQSQLLQDLKVTDEFNVTDYPIGISDKGRVGNTFFVGNCFGSMMPFLGFGQFTSIVSGVFAAYDICGIGKYEKLMKSHRQSYKNSLVLRRAMEQVSNEGLDRIVKGLQGYWGEKLFHTTTINPLGVASYLLRPYIKLKRGVTS; encoded by the coding sequence ATGGTAGTATTGGATGTTGCAATTATGGGTGCTGGCCTGTCCGGTTTGGCTTGTGCAATAACGCTTGAAAAGCATGGGATTACTCCAACTATTTTTGAGAAAAGAAGTAGGGTAGGAGACCGTTTTGTTTGTGGAGAGTCTCTGCTATCTATTTTCTTACGTCCAATAAATGACTGTATTGAAACACTATCCGAGGAGTATGGGATATATCTTCAGCCGTCTGCACCTATTCAAAAGATGGAGATTTTCTCGAAACACAACAAAGCAATAATTGAGGGGCATCTTGGTTTTAGTAATGTTCGGGGGAGAGAGCACGATTCTTTTGAATCCCAACTTCAATGCCAGACAAAATCCGAGATACGTTTTAATTCTACAAAAACCTATGAAGAATTACAGCAAACTTATACCCATGTTGTTATGGCGACAGGAGACGGAGACTATACAAAAAAGATGAAAAATTTTCGGGAGGATTTATCGGTTTCAGTTAAAGGTGTAACAGTTGAGGGGAACTTTGATCGCTATGCTGTTATGACTTGGCTTAATTATGATTTTGCACCATACGGCTACTGTTATCTAATTCCATTTTCAGAAAAAGAAGCAGGCATTTCAATTGCAATCCCTCATTTACCAGAAAATCGGGACATCGATATTAATAAATTATGGGATGTATTTTTCACACATGTCCAATCCCAGCTTTTACAAGACCTTAAGGTAACAGACGAATTTAATGTTACTGACTACCCGATTGGAATTAGTGATAAAGGGAGAGTTGGTAATACGTTTTTTGTAGGCAATTGTTTTGGGAGTATGATGCCGTTTTTAGGTTTTGGTCAATTTACATCAATTGTCAGTGGAGTGTTTGCAGCCTATGATATTTGTGGAATTGGAAAGTACGAGAAACTAATGAAATCACACCGCCAAAGCTACAAAAACTCGCTAGTATTAAGGAGGGCAATGGAGCAAGTATCTAACGAAGGTTTAGATCGAATAGTCAAGGGATTACAAGGGTACTGGGGAGAGAAGTTATTTCACACTACGACGATTAATCCCTTAGGGGTAGCGAGTTACCTACTTCGTCCTTATATAAAATTGAAAAGAGGAGTGACCTCGTAA
- a CDS encoding GNAT family N-acetyltransferase gives MKVIETDRLILRLMTKSDAPFILKLLNDESWLRFIGDKGVKTLEDAEHYILTGPIEMYEKLGFGLYIVELKDNSTPIGMCGLIKRITLEDIDIGFALLTEFQSNGYAYEAAAATLLYGSQQLGLKRIVAITTINNTTSSTLLKKLGMTYERNLALPHHEEDLKYFSKEF, from the coding sequence TTGAAAGTAATCGAAACAGACAGGTTAATTTTACGTCTGATGACGAAAAGTGATGCTCCATTTATTCTTAAACTGTTGAATGACGAGTCCTGGTTGCGTTTTATAGGTGATAAGGGAGTTAAAACACTAGAAGACGCTGAACATTATATACTTACAGGTCCAATCGAAATGTATGAAAAGTTAGGATTTGGGCTATACATAGTTGAACTAAAAGATAACAGTACACCCATTGGTATGTGTGGGTTAATAAAAAGAATTACCCTAGAAGATATAGATATTGGTTTTGCACTACTTACAGAATTTCAATCAAATGGCTATGCCTATGAAGCCGCGGCTGCAACATTGCTCTACGGAAGCCAACAACTAGGACTGAAACGTATCGTTGCTATTACTACTATTAATAACACTACATCTTCGACACTTCTAAAAAAACTAGGGATGACCTATGAACGGAATCTTGCTCTTCCTCATCATGAAGAAGACTTAAAATACTTTTCAAAAGAATTTTAG
- a CDS encoding aldo/keto reductase: MKKLRLGNSSIEVGEIALGCMRMASLSAKEAANVIEHACESGVDLFDHADIYGGGKSEEVFAEALELISRKRDQMIIQTKCGIRKGFFDFSKEHILSSVEGSLDRLKMDYIDILLLHRPDALMEPEEVAEAFTILKESGKVRYFGVSNQNPMQIELLKSYLKDDLIVNQLQMSLMHTPMIDAGLNVNMQHDPAVVRDSGVLEYCRLHNMTIQAWSPFQYGMIEGTFIGNDNYPEINTKLQELAEKKGVTNSAIAIAWILRHPARIQPVIGSMNPQRIKDIAAASTIELTRQEWYELYRSAGNKLP, translated from the coding sequence TTGAAAAAACTAAGATTAGGTAATAGCTCGATAGAGGTAGGCGAAATTGCTTTAGGGTGTATGCGTATGGCAAGTCTTTCAGCAAAAGAAGCAGCAAATGTAATTGAACATGCCTGCGAAAGTGGAGTGGATTTATTTGATCATGCTGATATATATGGTGGCGGAAAATCAGAGGAAGTATTTGCAGAAGCATTAGAATTGATATCAAGAAAAAGAGACCAGATGATCATTCAAACAAAATGCGGAATACGTAAAGGTTTTTTTGACTTCTCAAAAGAACATATTTTATCTTCAGTTGAGGGAAGTCTTGATCGATTAAAAATGGATTATATCGATATTTTATTACTGCATCGTCCGGATGCCCTAATGGAACCGGAAGAAGTTGCTGAAGCATTTACGATATTGAAGGAAAGTGGAAAGGTTCGTTATTTTGGGGTTAGCAATCAAAACCCTATGCAGATTGAACTATTAAAATCATACCTAAAAGATGATTTGATTGTGAATCAACTGCAAATGAGTCTAATGCACACACCCATGATTGATGCGGGATTAAATGTGAATATGCAACATGACCCCGCAGTAGTGCGTGACAGTGGCGTTCTAGAGTATTGTCGTCTACACAATATGACCATTCAAGCCTGGTCACCTTTTCAATACGGGATGATCGAGGGAACCTTTATTGGAAACGACAATTATCCTGAAATCAATACAAAGCTACAAGAGCTGGCAGAGAAAAAAGGGGTTACAAACTCAGCCATTGCAATAGCATGGATTCTTCGCCATCCAGCTCGGATACAACCAGTTATCGGCTCAATGAATCCACAACGAATCAAGGACATTGCAGCAGCTTCTACGATTGAATTAACTAGACAAGAATGGTATGAACTCTATCGCTCAGCAGGAAACAAATTACCATAA